The DNA segment CCCTGTTCCGCCACACCTATGCCGCCGAACTGCGTGTCGAGAAGGGTGAACGGGCCGGTCATATCGTGGACAGCTTCCCCGGCCGCTACGAACGCCTGCTCCGCCCCTCCCTTACCAAGGGAGGGGTCGATATTGTTGAGCTGGAGGATGGCAGAATCCGGCCTGGGATCGATCCTACCGAGCGTGACCGCGCCCGCCGCGCCTGGGGCCGTCGCCGGATGGCGGGCAAGCCGTTGAACATCGCCCGACTGGTCAAGGCAGCCTTCACCTTCACCGGCGGGGTGGATTATCTGGCCTGGAAGGTGGAGCGGCATTCGGGCGTGCGGGTGGAACTCTCGCCCTGGCAGCGCCGCCACCCCATCCTGGCCTCCCCTGTCGTGCTGTGGCGGCTGTGGCGCAAGGGGGCGATACGGTAGTCGCGTAGGTCGCATGGAGCGGAGCGGAATACGACGGCTTCCCGACTGACGGAATGATGTCGCAATCCGGCTCCGCCTCCTCGCGACCTACGGGCTGCGGAGAGGTTACGTCTCCATGGCCCTGCCCTGCTCCCTGCCCCACTACGCCGCCCATGCGGATGATTATATCGCCGCCCTGCTGTCCCACGACACGGGAGATGCCCGCGAACGGTTCCTGGCGGCGCTGACGTCCGGGGCGGAAATCCTGGATCTGGGGTGCGGTCCGGGGCGGGACCTGAAGGCGTTCGTGGATGCCGGCTATCGCGCCGTCGGGCTGGAAGGCTGCCCGGCCCTGGCCGAAGCGGCCCGCCGCCATGCCGGGGCGGAGCTGTGGGAGCGGGACCTGTTCGCCCCGGCCCTGCCGCCGGCCCGGTTCGATGGAGTCTGGGCGCAGGCGGTGCTGTTCCATGTTCCCACGGGCGCGCTGGCCAGCGTTCTGTCGGATATCCGGGACACGCTGAAACCCGACGGCATTCTCTATGCCTGCGATCCCACGGGTGCGGACCAGGAAGGCTGGGCGGAAGACCGGTATCTGGCTTTCCGCCGGCCGCAGACGCTCAAGAAAAAAGCCCGCATGGCGGGCTTTGATCTGATCGGGGAATGGCGTCGGCCGCCGGGGCTGCCCCGACGCCAGCAGACATGGCTTGCCACGCTCTGGCGTCGGGTCTGAGGAGACTGTTACTCGGCCGCGGCAGCGACTCGCAGACCGCCATCGGCCGGGAGCACGCCCAGCTTGCGGCCAACCTGGGTGAACAGGGAGATGGCCTGATCGATCTGCGCCGTGCTGTGGGCAGCGCTGACGCTGGAGCGCAGCAGGGCCAGATTGTTCGGCGTTGCCGGCGGCAGCGCCAGGTTCAGGTACAGGCCCGCATCCAGCAGCGCGTTCCAGAAGGCGATCGCCAGTTCCCGCGAGGGCATGGCAATGGCGACGATCGGGTTCGCCTCCGGACCGACCTGGAAACCCTGGGCCTTAAGCCCGTCATACAGACGGCGGGCATTGGACATGAGCTTCAGGCGCAGACCCGGCTCCTCCTGCACGCGCTTCAGCGCCTGCAGCGTGGTCGCGATGACCGACGGCGGCAGGGAAGCCGTGAACATATAGGGCCGGCAGGCCACGCGCAGGATGTCGAAGTCCGGAAGATCGGAGACGCAGAAGCCGCCGACAGCGCCCAGGCTCTTGGAGAAGGTGCCGACGACGAAGTCGACGTCCTTTTCAACCCCGTCCTGCTCGGCCAGACCGCGGCCATGGTCGCCGAGGACGCCCATGGAGTGCGCCTCGTCCACCAGCAGGAACGCGCCGGTCTCCCGCTTCACCTGGGCGATCTCCTTCAGCGGGGCGGTGTCGCCCAGCATGGAGTAGATGCCCTCCACCACCACCAGCTTGTTGCCGGGATGGTCGGCCAGACGGCGCAGGCGCTTGTAGAGGTCGTCCGGGTCGTTGTGGCGGAAGCGCACGACCTGGCCGGTGGTCATCTTGGCGGCGTCGTAGATGCTGGCATGGCTATCGCCATCGATCACCAGCACGTCGTCCTTGCCCACCAGGGTGGACAGGATGCCGAGATTGGCCTGATAGCCGGTTGTAAACACCATGCAGTGCTCACGGCCGTAGAACTTCGCCAGCGCCTTTTCCAGGTCGCGGTGGCCGGCATAGGAACCGTTCGCGATGCGCGAACCGGTCGTGCCCGTGCCCTGTTCCACCAGCGCTTCGACGCCCTTGTCGATGCTGCTCTGGTCGAAGGTCAGGCCCAGATAGTTGTTCGTTCCGAGCAGGATCGTCCGCTGGCCCCGGAGCATTCCCTCCGTCGGCGACAGGATCTGCTCAAACTGCACGGAGAACGGATCGTGCCCGAACGATGCCAGTCTCTCGTAGGCCTCGCGGAGCGGGGCGAATTTGGCAAGGATCGTCATTGTTCAGGAATTGCCCCGAAGATCATGGATAGTGTTGGCCAAGTCACCCACCGTCTCGACTTCGGCGATACGGTCGAGGGGAATTGACACGTCGAACTTGTCTTCCAGCACCATCACGAAATTCATGACGGCGAGGCTGTCCAGTCCAAGATCGCGCGTGATGTTGGTATCCGGCGTGATAGTGACTGGCGCGTGAAGGTTCGGCCCGAGGGCGCGGATAATTTCCTCGATTATGTCGTCGTGTTGAGAAGCCATTCAACGACCCGAACTGGATTGGTGTAGAACTGGACACGACACGATGTGTCCGCGAGATCAGGGAACCGTCACGGCCCCGTAAGGTAAATGCAATAGAAACCCGTTCAAGGGAAAACCACCGCAACACATTGTTGCCATGCGTTGATCGGCTCTAACCCTTGTAAATCCGCAACACCCGTATCGATCAGGAAAGCCACCCGGCCGATCTGTACCATTCCGCTACCGAGCGGAAACCATTATCCAGACCAATCGTCGGCTGCCAGAGGTCTGGCGGCGGAAGTTTATCCGGCCGCGCAGACCAATCCAAATGAAGCATTTCGCGGACTTTGCCTGTGTTCAGCATCACAGGCTCTCCCGTCAGCCGGGCGCGCAGACCGCCAATGGCGCCGACGAGACGCAATGCCGCAGCTGGCACCGGCACACGCCGAGGCGACGTGCCGAGGGCCGCCGCCGCTGCATCCAGCAACTCGCCCCAGGCGTATCCCCCTGGGTTCTGGTCCGACAACTCATATACCCGTCCGGGAGTTCCACGGGCCGCCAGCACCGCGATGGCCGCAGCGCAGTCCTGCGCATGGATCAGGGCGATCCGCGCCCCCGGACCGCCGAGCACGGGAACCACCGGCCCCTGCGCCGCCTTGAACACGGCGAGCGTCTCCCGGTCCCAGGGGCCGTATATGGCCGGCGGGCGTACGATCAGCGCACGGTCGTGCCCGAAGGCGGCCAGCGCAGCCTCTTCCCCTGCCCACTTGCTGCCGGCGTAATCGGACAGCTCCGGCTCCCGCGCCGCCATGCTGGAAACGACCACCAGTCGCGCATCCGGCGCCCGGCCGGCCATCGCCTCCGCCACGGCACGACTTCCATCGCGATTGACCGCCATGAAGCCGGCCCGGTCCCGCGCCTTGATCAGCCCGGCCCCATGCACCAGCACGGCAACGCCCTCCGCCAGCCGGGCCAGTGCTTCGGGATTGTTCAGGTCGCCGGGCACGATCTCCAGCCGCAGGTCCTGGAATTGCGGATGCATCGGGTCGCCGCGCACCAGCAGACGGACACGATAGCCCGCCGCATCCAGCGCCCGCACGATGAAGCGGCCCAGGAAGCCGGTGCCGCCGGTGACCGACGCTACCGGACGCGCCAGGAAGGCATCGTCCGCCTCGACCCCGGTCATGTCAGCCTGCCTCCCTCAACCGGCCGCGGAGGAACCGGCGGGGAAGTCGCCGCGCTGGAACATCTGCTTGGCGCGGGAGCGGGACAGCTTGCCCGATGAGGTCTGGGGCAACGAGTGCGGCGGCACCAGCACGACCTGAACCTCCACCCCGTGGCCCGTGCGCAGCACGCCCGCCACCTCCTGCCGCAACGCTTCCCGCACCTCCGGCTGGGTGGGGCGGCACTGCACCAGCACGGTCACCTGCTCTGTCCCGCCATTGTCGATGGAGAAGGCGGCGACATCGCCGCTGCGCAGGCTCTCGATCTGGCTTTCCGCCGACCATTCCAGGTCCTGTGGCCAGATGTTGCGGCCATTCACCAGGATCAGGTCCTTGGCCCGCCCGGTGATCACGATCTCCCCGCGCGCGAAATAGCCGAGATCGCCGGTATCCAGCCAGCCGTCGGGGGAGAGGCAGTTCGCCGTCTCCTCCGGATGGCCGTAATATTCCTTCATCAGGGAGGGGCCGCGGGCGAAGACCCGGCCCAGCCGCCGCTCCGGAAGAGGATCGCCGGTCTCGTCCCGCACCACGATCTCATGTTCCGGCAGCGGCGGGCCGCAGAGGACGAAGTCTCGCTCCCGCTTCGTGTCGGGACCCGGCGCCTCCGCCACATGGCCGTCCTCCAGCCGGTCCAGATCGACGGTGTCGGTCTGGATGCCGGTGTCCAGCGGGGCGAAGCTGAGAGCCAGCGTCGCTTCCGCCATGCCGTAGCTGGCGACGAACGCCTCCTTCCGGAAACCGCGCCCGGCGAAGCTGTCGGCGAACTTGGCCATGACCTTGGGGCGCACCATGTCGCCGCCGATGCCAGCCACCCGCCAGCGGGTCAGGTCCAGATCATCGGTGCTCGCCGTTTCGGCCCGGCGGGCCGCCAGCTCATAGCCGAAGGTGGGGCTGTAGGACAGGGTGCCGCCATTGCGGGTCAGGAGCTGCAGCCAGAGCAGCGGCCGGCGCGCGAATTCCCGCGTCGCCAGGAAGTCCACGGTGAGCTGGCTGGTGATGGGGGCCAGGGTGAAGCCCACCAACCCCATGTCGTGATAGAGCGGCAACCAGGAGACGCAGCGGTCGCCGCCACGCACCTGCAGGCCATGACGGGTGATCGCCCGGCAATTCGCCATCAGAGCCGACTGGGTGACCGCCACGCCGAGCGGGAACCGCGTACTGCCGGAGGAGAACTGGAGGTAGGCGAGATCGCCCTCTCCGACCCTGGGCAGGTCCACGCCGCTGGCCGGCACCTCGTTGAACAGGGAAAGCGTGCCCACCGCCTTGAGGTTCAGCCCGTCGGCAGCGGCCGTCACCCATTCCGCCAGGAAGGCGGGGCTGAGCGCGGCGACCGCTCCAGCGCCCTGGATCATGCGGCGGATATGCTCGATATAGGCGTCCTTGCCGCCGAACGCGGCCGGCAGCGGTAGTGGGGCCGGGATCAGCCCGGCATACTGGCAGGCATAGAAGGCGCGCAGGAAATCGCCGTCAGTCTCCGCGATCAGGGCCACCCGGTCGCCGCGGGTCAGGCCAGCGCGCAGCATGCGGCGGGCCAGATCGTGGGCTTGGTCGCGCAGGTCGCGGTAGGTCAGCGCCTCCGCCACCTCCCCCCGGCCGGTGTGGAAGTTCAGCCCGGTCTGCCCGCCGGCGGCGTAATCAAGCGCCTCCGTCACGGTCGCGAAGTCGGCGAGTCGCAGGGAAGGAAGCAGGCTGTCGGTAGCGGTAGGGCTGTTCATGCGGGGATTTGACCTGGGAAACCGCGGGACGTCATCCGCGACCTTGGACCGGAGGGAGCAAATTGGTTAGCTCTGGTTAGCAAAGCATTGACGTGTCAGCAACGCTGCACGGCATCCACCCATTCGATCGGCACATGACATCATCTCTAACCGATAGCGGGCCGCTACGGCACGTTGCCCTTTTCATGCACGGGTTCGAAGCGGGCGGGGCCCAACGCCGGACCCTGACGCTGGCCGGCGCGCTGGCTGCGCGGGGGCTGGAGGTGGACCTTGTCGTGGCGCATGGGCAGGGCCCGCTGCGCGCGGAGTTGCCTCCCGCCGTCCGGCTAGTGGAGGTCGGGGGACGGCCTGCGGCGCTGCCCGGCCTGCGGAGCAGCCGGGGCACACGGCTGGCGGCCGCTATTCCGGGGCTGGTCCGCTATATCCGCGGCACGGGGCCGCAGGTGCTGATGGCCGCCGCCAACCACGCCACACTGGCCGCCGTTCTGGCGCACCGGCGCGCGGACCGCCCCGGAACGGCCCTGGTCATCCGTGTCAGCAACGCCCTGATCGGCGGACGCAACCGGCCGCAGGACCGGCTGAGGCGCTGGACCATCCGGCGGTTCTACGGTCGCGCCGATGGGGTCGTAGCCGTTTCCGCTGATCTGGCGCGGGAAATCACCGAATTGGTGCCCGACCTCGCCCCCTGCACGCGGGTCGTGCCGAATCCCGTGGTCGATGAGAACCTGTCCAGCCGCGCGGCCCGGCCGCCCAGCCATCTTTGGCTGACCGATGGCGGAGCGCAGGTGGCGCTGGCGGTGGGGCGGATGGAAGCGCAGAAGGACTTCGCCACGCTGTTGCGCGCCATGGCGCTGGTCCGCCGGTCGCGGCCGGCGCGGCTGCTGATTCTGGGCGACGGGAGCGAGCGGCCGATGCTGACCACGCTCGCCCAGGAGCTGGGGTTGGGGCCTGACGTGCTGGCCATGCCGGGCTTCGACCCGAATCCGTTTCCCGCCATGGCCCGGGCCGCCTGCTTCGTCCTCTCCTCCCGCTGGGAGGGCATGCCGGGGGCGTTGATCGAGGCCATGGCGCTGGGCTGTCCCGTGGTCAGCACGGATTGCCCCGGCGGCAGCCGGGAGGTCCTGCGGGACGGGGCGCTGGGGCCGCTGGTTCCGGTCGGGAATGCGGAGGCACTGGCCACGGCGGTCATAGAACTGCTGGAAACGCCGCCTGACCGTCCCGCCCTGATGGCCCGGGCACAGGATTTCACGGTCGCGGCCTCTGCCGCCGCCTATCACGCGGCACTGGAGGACGCCTGGATCAGGCGGCGGGCGGGGTGAGCCGGACGCGGAACCAGCGCACCACCGGCACAAGCAACGCCAGCAGGATGAACAGCGACGCCGCCAGGGCGGCAATTCCGGCTCCCAGCAGGCCCATCCTGTCCAGCAGCCAGAGCAGCAGCGGGACATAGAGCGCGGTGGACCAGACCCGCACCTTCAGGGCCGTGCCGGCGTGGCCGGTGGAGATCAGCAGCGGTTCCAGCGGAAAGGCCCAGATGCTGATGACCGAGCCCGCGACCAGCCAGATCATCACCGGATAGGCCGCCGTGAACTCCGGCCCCACGGTGAGGCGCAGCAGCGGCTCCCCCAGAAGCCAGACCAGCCCCAGCATGGCGGTGCCAAGCCCGCCGGCCAGCAGGGCGGAGCGCTGGATCAGGTTGCGCATGGTGCCGAACTCGTTCCCGGCAGCCAGCCGCGCCAGCTCCGGATAGATCGCCGGGATCAGGAGCTTGGCCGGCTTGGCGATGGCGTCGGCGAACTGCCGGGCGATACGGAACAGGGCGGCCTCCGCCGGTCCCAGAATCCAGCCCACGGCCAGCGTGCCCATATGGGTGAAGGCCAGTTCCAGCGTGGTGTTCAGGTTGGTGGTCCAGACGAAGCCCCAGATTCCGGGAAAGCCGGCCGTGAGCCCGCCGCCGCGCCATGCCCATTCGTCCAGATGGCCGCGCCGGCGCAGCTCCTGCCATCCGGCGCCGATCAGGTAGATGCCCGCCACCGCCGTACCGGCGTACCAGGCAACCAGGAACCATTCGAGCCCGCCGCCCAACGCCCAGACAAGCGCGCCGCCGGCCATGCGGATGAAGGCGCCGATGGTGCTCTGCCCCGCCAGCACGTCGAACCGATCCACCAGCCGCAGCACGCCGGTGGGCGTCGCGGTCACCATGAACAGGACGGAGGTGACGTAGAGCATGGCCGCCGGCACCACCGCTTCCGGCCAGCCGAAATAGGAGGCCAGCGCCCAGGCCAGCACGACGGACAGCACCATGCCCAGCACGGCGCTGATTCCGTCCAGCATTACGGTGAAGCGGAGCAGGCGCTGGAAGTCGCCCCTGTTTCCGGACTGGAGCGCCGGCGTGCCATAGCGGATCACCGCTTGCCAGGACTGGAACTTCGCGATCTCCCCCACCGCCTGGGTGAAGGAGTGGATCAGCACCAGCACGCCGAAGGTCTCCACCCCCAGCGCACGGGCGCCGATGGCCAGCGCCGCCAGCCCGAACACCGCGTTCAGCGACTTGCCGCCCAGCAGCCAGGAGGCATTGCCGAACAGCCGGCGCAGCAGCCGGTCGGAAAACCAGCCGCGCGGCCCGTTGGGAGCGTCGGCACGCGAGTCGGAGGCGTTGGGCGGAATCTTGGGCACGGGCAGAACTGACGAATGGGCCTGATGGCGCCCTGATTAGCAGGCGGGCGGGCTGGGAGCCATCCCGATTGCCCGACACCCGAACCCGCCGGGGGAACAGGGCTGG comes from the Indioceanicola profundi genome and includes:
- a CDS encoding lipopolysaccharide biosynthesis protein, yielding MPKIPPNASDSRADAPNGPRGWFSDRLLRRLFGNASWLLGGKSLNAVFGLAALAIGARALGVETFGVLVLIHSFTQAVGEIAKFQSWQAVIRYGTPALQSGNRGDFQRLLRFTVMLDGISAVLGMVLSVVLAWALASYFGWPEAVVPAAMLYVTSVLFMVTATPTGVLRLVDRFDVLAGQSTIGAFIRMAGGALVWALGGGLEWFLVAWYAGTAVAGIYLIGAGWQELRRRGHLDEWAWRGGGLTAGFPGIWGFVWTTNLNTTLELAFTHMGTLAVGWILGPAEAALFRIARQFADAIAKPAKLLIPAIYPELARLAAGNEFGTMRNLIQRSALLAGGLGTAMLGLVWLLGEPLLRLTVGPEFTAAYPVMIWLVAGSVISIWAFPLEPLLISTGHAGTALKVRVWSTALYVPLLLWLLDRMGLLGAGIAALAASLFILLALLVPVVRWFRVRLTPPAA
- a CDS encoding glycosyltransferase, whose protein sequence is MHGFEAGGAQRRTLTLAGALAARGLEVDLVVAHGQGPLRAELPPAVRLVEVGGRPAALPGLRSSRGTRLAAAIPGLVRYIRGTGPQVLMAAANHATLAAVLAHRRADRPGTALVIRVSNALIGGRNRPQDRLRRWTIRRFYGRADGVVAVSADLAREITELVPDLAPCTRVVPNPVVDENLSSRAARPPSHLWLTDGGAQVALAVGRMEAQKDFATLLRAMALVRRSRPARLLILGDGSERPMLTTLAQELGLGPDVLAMPGFDPNPFPAMARAACFVLSSRWEGMPGALIEAMALGCPVVSTDCPGGSREVLRDGALGPLVPVGNAEALATAVIELLETPPDRPALMARAQDFTVAASAAAYHAALEDAWIRRRAG
- a CDS encoding fatty acyl-AMP ligase, with product MNSPTATDSLLPSLRLADFATVTEALDYAAGGQTGLNFHTGRGEVAEALTYRDLRDQAHDLARRMLRAGLTRGDRVALIAETDGDFLRAFYACQYAGLIPAPLPLPAAFGGKDAYIEHIRRMIQGAGAVAALSPAFLAEWVTAAADGLNLKAVGTLSLFNEVPASGVDLPRVGEGDLAYLQFSSGSTRFPLGVAVTQSALMANCRAITRHGLQVRGGDRCVSWLPLYHDMGLVGFTLAPITSQLTVDFLATREFARRPLLWLQLLTRNGGTLSYSPTFGYELAARRAETASTDDLDLTRWRVAGIGGDMVRPKVMAKFADSFAGRGFRKEAFVASYGMAEATLALSFAPLDTGIQTDTVDLDRLEDGHVAEAPGPDTKRERDFVLCGPPLPEHEIVVRDETGDPLPERRLGRVFARGPSLMKEYYGHPEETANCLSPDGWLDTGDLGYFARGEIVITGRAKDLILVNGRNIWPQDLEWSAESQIESLRSGDVAAFSIDNGGTEQVTVLVQCRPTQPEVREALRQEVAGVLRTGHGVEVQVVLVPPHSLPQTSSGKLSRSRAKQMFQRGDFPAGSSAAG
- the spt gene encoding serine palmitoyltransferase, with protein sequence MTILAKFAPLREAYERLASFGHDPFSVQFEQILSPTEGMLRGQRTILLGTNNYLGLTFDQSSIDKGVEALVEQGTGTTGSRIANGSYAGHRDLEKALAKFYGREHCMVFTTGYQANLGILSTLVGKDDVLVIDGDSHASIYDAAKMTTGQVVRFRHNDPDDLYKRLRRLADHPGNKLVVVEGIYSMLGDTAPLKEIAQVKRETGAFLLVDEAHSMGVLGDHGRGLAEQDGVEKDVDFVVGTFSKSLGAVGGFCVSDLPDFDILRVACRPYMFTASLPPSVIATTLQALKRVQEEPGLRLKLMSNARRLYDGLKAQGFQVGPEANPIVAIAMPSRELAIAFWNALLDAGLYLNLALPPATPNNLALLRSSVSAAHSTAQIDQAISLFTQVGRKLGVLPADGGLRVAAAAE
- a CDS encoding NAD-dependent epimerase/dehydratase family protein; protein product: MTGVEADDAFLARPVASVTGGTGFLGRFIVRALDAAGYRVRLLVRGDPMHPQFQDLRLEIVPGDLNNPEALARLAEGVAVLVHGAGLIKARDRAGFMAVNRDGSRAVAEAMAGRAPDARLVVVSSMAAREPELSDYAGSKWAGEEAALAAFGHDRALIVRPPAIYGPWDRETLAVFKAAQGPVVPVLGGPGARIALIHAQDCAAAIAVLAARGTPGRVYELSDQNPGGYAWGELLDAAAAALGTSPRRVPVPAAALRLVGAIGGLRARLTGEPVMLNTGKVREMLHLDWSARPDKLPPPDLWQPTIGLDNGFRSVAEWYRSAGWLS
- a CDS encoding acyl carrier protein — its product is MASQHDDIIEEIIRALGPNLHAPVTITPDTNITRDLGLDSLAVMNFVMVLEDKFDVSIPLDRIAEVETVGDLANTIHDLRGNS
- a CDS encoding class I SAM-dependent methyltransferase translates to MALPCSLPHYAAHADDYIAALLSHDTGDARERFLAALTSGAEILDLGCGPGRDLKAFVDAGYRAVGLEGCPALAEAARRHAGAELWERDLFAPALPPARFDGVWAQAVLFHVPTGALASVLSDIRDTLKPDGILYACDPTGADQEGWAEDRYLAFRRPQTLKKKARMAGFDLIGEWRRPPGLPRRQQTWLATLWRRV